A single genomic interval of Chitinophaga sp. 180180018-3 harbors:
- a CDS encoding HAD family phosphatase produces the protein MQQPENIIFDLGAVLIDWNPRHLYRKIFSSETAMENFLDTICTSDWNEVQDEGRTLAEGTSILVERFPEQEANIRAYYGRWTEMLAGEIEGTKDILKHLKDSGQYKLYALTNWSDETFPLAWEIYPSLHWFDGIVVSGREKMRKPSPAFFQLLLDRYNINASTSLFIDDNFRNIKAAREFGIDSIHFEHPEQLKTELEKRDIKI, from the coding sequence ATGCAACAACCTGAAAACATTATTTTCGACCTGGGCGCTGTACTGATAGACTGGAACCCAAGACATCTCTACCGCAAAATATTTTCTTCCGAAACAGCGATGGAAAATTTTCTCGACACCATATGTACATCCGATTGGAATGAAGTACAGGACGAAGGCAGAACGCTGGCCGAAGGTACCAGTATCCTTGTAGAACGCTTCCCGGAACAGGAAGCCAATATCCGCGCCTACTACGGCAGATGGACGGAAATGCTCGCCGGCGAAATTGAAGGCACTAAAGATATTCTGAAGCACCTGAAAGATAGCGGGCAATACAAACTGTATGCACTCACCAACTGGTCCGACGAAACATTTCCACTCGCCTGGGAAATATATCCGTCCCTCCATTGGTTCGATGGCATCGTCGTATCAGGCCGCGAGAAAATGCGCAAACCTTCTCCTGCTTTCTTTCAATTGCTATTAGACCGTTATAACATCAATGCATCTACATCGTTGTTCATCGACGACAACTTCCGTAATATAAAAGCGGCCCGTGAGTTTGGTATCGACAGCATACATTTTGAACATCCGGAGCAGTTAAAAACAGAATTAGAAAAGAGAGATATAAAAATTTAG
- a CDS encoding FAD:protein FMN transferase: MKKLFLATALLWSAAAVAQQVPAMKLMACEGKAQGTYYIVKYLSADTTSLQQGIDSVFAVIDQSLSLYKPGSLINRFNETGDVEMDEHMKAVVEKALFTNKATSGLFDITVKPLVYLWGFGVSKPTFRGIPPKDSIAATMTYIGSRYLRVKGNRLYTTKKGVQIDCNGIAQGYTVDVLGRFLASKGIHNYLVDVGGELCASGHNHQHKTWSVGIERPSPGDTTYEPVQGIVRLMDKGIATSGNYRRFFDQGKTRFAHTINPLTGIALHNNIISVTVIAKDCFTADAFDNPLILMGVGKGLAFIEKHREYDLEAIFIYKDKDGTIKEAFSKGFKQYMEF, translated from the coding sequence ATGAAGAAATTATTTCTGGCGACTGCATTGTTATGGAGCGCAGCTGCCGTGGCGCAACAGGTGCCTGCTATGAAACTGATGGCCTGCGAGGGCAAGGCGCAAGGCACCTACTATATCGTGAAATACCTGTCGGCCGACACAACTTCTTTGCAGCAAGGTATTGACTCCGTATTTGCAGTAATCGATCAGTCGCTTTCCCTGTATAAGCCCGGTTCACTGATCAACCGGTTCAATGAAACCGGTGATGTAGAGATGGATGAACATATGAAGGCGGTGGTGGAGAAAGCCTTGTTCACTAACAAAGCCACCAGCGGATTATTTGATATCACCGTAAAGCCGCTGGTATATCTCTGGGGCTTTGGGGTTTCGAAGCCTACCTTCAGGGGAATTCCTCCGAAAGACAGTATTGCAGCTACGATGACGTATATAGGTTCCCGTTATCTGCGTGTGAAAGGGAATCGCCTGTATACAACAAAAAAAGGGGTACAGATCGATTGCAATGGCATTGCCCAGGGATATACAGTAGATGTACTGGGGCGTTTTCTGGCATCAAAGGGCATTCATAACTACCTCGTGGATGTAGGCGGGGAGCTGTGTGCGAGCGGGCATAATCACCAGCACAAAACCTGGAGCGTGGGTATAGAGCGGCCTTCACCGGGCGATACCACTTACGAACCGGTACAGGGTATTGTACGCCTGATGGATAAAGGTATTGCTACCAGTGGTAACTACCGCCGTTTTTTTGATCAGGGAAAAACACGTTTTGCGCATACGATCAATCCGCTTACAGGGATTGCATTGCATAACAATATCATCAGTGTAACGGTGATCGCGAAAGATTGTTTTACAGCGGATGCGTTTGATAATCCGCTTATACTGATGGGGGTCGGCAAGGGCCTTGCATTTATTGAAAAGCATAGAGAATATGACCTGGAGGCCATCTTCATATATAAGGATAAAGACGGTACTATTAAGGAGGCTTTTAGTAAAGGATTTAAACAATACATGGAGTTCTAA
- the pyrF gene encoding orotidine-5'-phosphate decarboxylase — MNRQELVNLIREKQSYLCIGLDTDLQKIPKHLLSHADPVFAFNKAIIDATKDLCVAYKINTAFYECMGIRGWESLQRTVEYIPSGIFTIADAKRGDIGNTSTQYAKTFFETYHFDAVTVAPYMGKDSVEPFLQFSEKWAIMLGLTSNEGSQDFQLQQIGDEYLYEKVLKAGMEWGTPDNLMFVVGATQSEQLANIRKLVPDHFFLVPGVGAQGGSLEEISTQAMNKDCGLLVNASRAVIYAGNGEDFAADARKVAQKYQLEMAGYLLSEKITN, encoded by the coding sequence ATGAATCGACAGGAATTGGTGAATCTGATCAGGGAAAAGCAGTCGTATCTCTGCATAGGGCTGGATACAGACCTGCAGAAGATCCCTAAGCACCTGCTTTCTCATGCAGATCCGGTGTTTGCCTTTAACAAGGCGATTATCGACGCTACAAAGGATCTTTGCGTAGCTTATAAGATCAATACGGCCTTTTACGAATGCATGGGTATTCGGGGCTGGGAAAGCTTACAACGTACAGTAGAATATATTCCCTCCGGCATTTTTACTATTGCAGATGCAAAGCGCGGGGATATAGGCAACACCTCTACACAGTACGCAAAAACATTTTTTGAAACTTATCATTTTGATGCTGTAACCGTGGCGCCTTACATGGGTAAGGACAGTGTGGAGCCTTTTTTGCAGTTTTCTGAGAAATGGGCCATCATGCTCGGACTTACTTCCAATGAAGGCAGCCAGGATTTTCAGCTGCAACAAATCGGTGATGAGTACTTATACGAGAAAGTGCTGAAAGCCGGTATGGAGTGGGGTACACCAGATAACCTGATGTTTGTGGTAGGCGCCACTCAATCCGAACAGCTGGCCAATATCCGTAAGCTGGTGCCGGATCATTTCTTCCTTGTACCTGGTGTTGGTGCGCAGGGAGGCAGCCTGGAAGAGATTTCCACACAGGCTATGAATAAGGATTGCGGCCTGTTGGTGAATGCCAGTCGCGCTGTTATTTACGCAGGTAATGGCGAAGACTTTGCTGCAGATGCGAGAAAAGTGGCGCAGAAGTATCAGTTGGAAATGGCTGGATATCTGCTCAGTGAGAAAATTACGAATTAA
- a CDS encoding DUF4136 domain-containing protein gives MKRILILLSAAAAVVAMVSFSSCKKDPLKDMTDEESRIYITNHDKTADFTSYSTFSIVDSVVVLTRTDSAKKALTDYDQKLIASVTAAMQQRGYTLVPRAAKPDLAVNLTRIDNSYTNISWNPGWWGGWGYWDPGYWGFPGGGWYWPDYYTIYRVNEKQVAVDVFDLRNPKNGKFTAVWNALWRGSGVWNINNVDTMVQASFAQSPYLSKTR, from the coding sequence ATGAAAAGAATTTTGATTTTACTGAGTGCCGCTGCTGCAGTGGTAGCGATGGTTTCATTCAGCAGCTGTAAGAAAGATCCCTTGAAAGACATGACTGATGAGGAATCACGGATTTACATTACCAACCACGATAAAACTGCTGATTTTACTTCTTATTCTACTTTTAGTATAGTTGATTCGGTGGTAGTATTAACGCGTACAGACAGTGCTAAAAAAGCGCTGACTGATTACGACCAGAAGCTCATTGCATCTGTTACGGCTGCTATGCAGCAACGTGGTTACACGCTGGTACCCAGGGCTGCAAAGCCTGATCTGGCGGTTAACCTGACCCGTATCGACAATTCCTACACCAACATTTCCTGGAACCCCGGATGGTGGGGCGGCTGGGGCTACTGGGATCCAGGTTACTGGGGATTCCCCGGTGGTGGCTGGTACTGGCCTGATTACTACACTATTTACCGTGTAAATGAAAAACAGGTGGCCGTCGATGTTTTCGATTTAAGAAATCCTAAAAACGGAAAATTCACCGCTGTGTGGAATGCACTTTGGCGCGGCTCTGGCGTATGGAATATCAACAATGTTGATACTATGGTACAGGCCTCTTTTGCACAGTCTCCTTACCTGAGCAAAACCAGGTAA
- a CDS encoding YciI family protein has product MASKVMPALLLLGFLVVMMLSFHPTPSQSVSPYVVVPQTQSAQSTQSDTNQSLKRYWMVFLKKGPLRNQDSITAARIQHAHLAGINHLVAAGKLVVAGPFENDNDFLGIFIMDCPDSLEAAGLVSKDPAVAAGRLIFEIRPWWTKKNCIFK; this is encoded by the coding sequence ATGGCAAGCAAAGTCATGCCTGCGCTTTTGCTGTTGGGATTTTTGGTTGTTATGATGCTCTCATTTCATCCTACACCATCACAATCAGTGTCGCCATATGTGGTGGTTCCTCAAACTCAATCAGCTCAGTCAACACAATCAGATACTAATCAGTCACTAAAACGTTACTGGATGGTTTTTCTCAAAAAAGGACCATTACGTAATCAGGATTCTATTACTGCTGCCAGGATACAACATGCTCATCTGGCTGGCATCAATCACCTGGTGGCTGCCGGCAAACTGGTAGTTGCAGGACCATTCGAAAATGACAACGATTTTCTGGGAATTTTTATCATGGACTGCCCGGACAGCCTCGAAGCAGCAGGCCTCGTAAGTAAAGATCCCGCCGTAGCAGCAGGAAGGTTGATCTTTGAGATCAGACCCTGGTGGACGAAGAAGAACTGCATCTTTAAATAA
- a CDS encoding acyl-CoA dehydrogenase family protein → MQQDQFQSPDYFAVDELLKEEHLLIRNAVRQWVKKEVSPIIEDYCQRATFPTQILDKLGELGCFGPTIPVEYGGGGMDYIAYGLMMQELERGDSGIRSTASVQGSLVMFPIYTFGSEEQKRKYLPKLATGELMGCFGLTEPDHGSDPGGMITNFKEDGDHVILNGAKMWISNAPFADIAVVWAKDESGTIRGLIVERGMQGFTTPETKGKWSLRASATGELVFDNVKVPKANILPGVKGLKGPLTCLSSARYGIAWGVIGAAMDCYDTALRYSKERIQFGRPIGGFQLTQKKLAEMITEITKAQLLNWRLGVLKNEGKATPAQISMAKRNSCEVAANIARNARTILGGMGITGEFPVMRHMMNLESVMTYEGTHEVHLLITGMDVTGLDGFR, encoded by the coding sequence ATGCAACAAGATCAGTTTCAGTCGCCTGATTATTTTGCTGTAGACGAATTGCTGAAAGAAGAACATCTTCTTATACGCAATGCCGTGCGGCAATGGGTAAAGAAGGAAGTATCGCCTATTATAGAGGACTACTGCCAGCGGGCAACGTTTCCCACGCAGATCCTTGACAAGCTGGGAGAATTGGGGTGTTTCGGCCCTACGATTCCGGTGGAATACGGAGGTGGAGGAATGGATTACATTGCTTACGGGCTGATGATGCAGGAGTTGGAACGGGGCGACAGTGGCATCCGCTCTACCGCCTCGGTACAGGGCTCATTGGTGATGTTCCCTATCTATACATTCGGCAGTGAGGAGCAGAAACGGAAGTATTTGCCAAAGCTGGCTACCGGAGAGCTGATGGGCTGCTTCGGGCTTACAGAGCCGGATCATGGCTCAGATCCGGGAGGAATGATCACCAACTTTAAGGAGGATGGAGACCATGTGATCCTGAACGGAGCAAAGATGTGGATCTCCAATGCACCCTTTGCTGATATTGCCGTTGTTTGGGCAAAAGATGAGTCAGGTACCATTAGAGGGCTGATAGTGGAAAGAGGTATGCAAGGGTTCACTACGCCCGAAACTAAGGGCAAATGGAGCCTGAGAGCGAGTGCTACCGGTGAGCTGGTATTTGATAATGTAAAGGTTCCCAAAGCAAATATACTTCCTGGTGTAAAAGGGCTGAAAGGGCCGCTTACCTGTCTTTCTTCCGCCCGGTACGGGATTGCATGGGGAGTGATAGGAGCTGCGATGGACTGCTATGATACTGCGTTGCGCTATTCCAAAGAGCGTATTCAGTTCGGCAGGCCGATTGGAGGTTTTCAGCTGACACAGAAAAAGCTGGCGGAAATGATCACCGAGATCACGAAAGCGCAGTTGCTCAACTGGCGTCTTGGCGTACTGAAGAATGAAGGTAAAGCAACGCCTGCCCAGATATCCATGGCGAAGCGCAACTCCTGTGAAGTAGCCGCGAATATTGCCCGTAATGCAAGGACCATTTTAGGTGGAATGGGTATCACCGGCGAGTTTCCGGTGATGAGGCATATGATGAACCTGGAAAGTGTGATGACTTATGAAGGAACGCATGAAGTACATTTGCTGATAACAGGAATGGATGTAACAGGATTAGATGGATTCAGATAG
- a CDS encoding DUF2130 domain-containing protein, producing MGTSITCPSCRHQFVMEDAFAANIEKEMRGKMEDEWKRRLKSLQDEKDTLLSEKSKMAQERRQIESLKQQQEDEIKRRVDEQKKQLHDNLELELRKSITADMDNQLAVLRETNQEQEEKLKEARRLELEYLRKEQDLKSREEELEIDLQKKLLEARSELADKIRKEEAERNQLRETEHHMRLKELEKQLEDQRRLAEEMKRRAEQGSTQLQGEVQELVLEEMLRVHFPFDEVTPVGKGIRGADCVQLIRNQYGQECGRIIYESKRTKEFIKDWVEKLKADMRSQGVDVAILVTQTMPKDMERFGEKEGIWICTFTEVKALAYVLRDGIIKVATKLRSQENKGDKMHMLYEYLTGGEFAEQWKAIREGFMAMRLSIQRERDAMEKLWKAREKQLEKVLLNAAHIKGSIEGIAGNDSVDLHLLEDAADELLDSSL from the coding sequence ATGGGAACATCAATCACCTGCCCAAGTTGCAGGCACCAATTTGTCATGGAAGACGCCTTCGCCGCAAACATCGAGAAAGAAATGCGCGGCAAGATGGAAGACGAATGGAAACGCCGCCTGAAATCACTCCAGGATGAAAAAGATACGCTCCTCTCCGAAAAAAGTAAAATGGCCCAGGAACGCCGCCAGATAGAGTCATTGAAACAACAACAAGAGGACGAAATAAAACGGCGCGTTGACGAGCAGAAAAAACAACTGCACGATAACCTCGAACTGGAACTGCGTAAATCCATCACCGCGGATATGGATAATCAGCTCGCTGTGCTCAGGGAAACCAACCAGGAACAGGAAGAAAAACTGAAAGAGGCCCGCCGGCTGGAACTCGAATATCTTCGCAAAGAACAGGACCTGAAAAGCAGAGAAGAAGAACTGGAAATTGACCTGCAGAAAAAACTGCTCGAAGCCCGCTCAGAACTGGCCGACAAAATCCGTAAAGAAGAAGCAGAACGCAATCAGCTAAGAGAAACGGAGCATCACATGCGGCTGAAAGAACTGGAAAAACAACTGGAAGATCAACGCAGGCTCGCGGAAGAAATGAAACGCCGAGCCGAACAGGGTTCCACCCAGCTGCAGGGAGAAGTACAGGAACTGGTACTGGAAGAAATGCTGCGCGTTCACTTCCCCTTCGATGAAGTAACACCCGTAGGCAAAGGCATCCGCGGCGCCGATTGCGTGCAGCTGATCCGTAATCAATACGGGCAGGAATGCGGCCGGATTATTTACGAAAGCAAGCGTACCAAGGAATTCATCAAAGACTGGGTGGAAAAGCTGAAAGCCGATATGCGCAGCCAGGGCGTTGATGTGGCTATCCTGGTGACGCAAACCATGCCGAAAGACATGGAACGCTTCGGTGAAAAAGAAGGCATATGGATCTGCACCTTCACTGAAGTAAAAGCACTGGCATATGTGCTGCGCGATGGTATCATCAAAGTTGCTACCAAACTGCGCTCTCAGGAAAACAAAGGCGATAAGATGCATATGCTCTATGAATACCTCACCGGCGGCGAATTTGCAGAGCAATGGAAAGCCATCCGCGAAGGCTTCATGGCCATGCGCTTATCCATTCAACGCGAACGCGACGCCATGGAAAAACTCTGGAAAGCCCGCGAAAAACAACTGGAAAAGGTACTGCTGAACGCTGCACATATCAAAGGCTCCATCGAAGGCATCGCCGGTAACGACTCCGTAGACCTTCACCTGTTGGAAGATGCTGCAGACGAACTGCTCGATTCATCACTATAA
- a CDS encoding outer membrane beta-barrel protein gives MKKILNWILIFAGCFTAQAVSAQVRPPLSVDINYSIAQPLGSLKDYADKTSFRGWSAGLQYQLNNQLAVGLRSGFQDFYQRVPRAVYPDKQGDVSAVQTRTLQVIPIQATVSYAFTKPESPVIPYATVGVGVANMNYEKYWGEFVEKDNSWRFMVSPEFGINVPFGKASPVMFNANVRYNYAPYNMNEITSFNSVQGNIGLKFHLN, from the coding sequence ATGAAAAAGATATTAAACTGGATATTGATTTTTGCAGGATGTTTTACTGCTCAGGCAGTATCCGCACAGGTTCGTCCACCTTTATCTGTGGATATCAATTACTCCATTGCCCAACCCCTCGGTTCCCTGAAAGACTATGCTGATAAAACCAGCTTCCGTGGCTGGAGTGCAGGCCTGCAATATCAACTGAACAATCAACTGGCTGTTGGCTTACGCTCCGGATTCCAGGATTTTTACCAACGTGTGCCGCGTGCTGTGTATCCGGATAAACAAGGTGATGTATCTGCTGTACAAACACGTACGCTGCAGGTTATTCCAATTCAGGCAACAGTGAGCTATGCCTTTACCAAACCGGAATCGCCGGTTATTCCTTACGCAACTGTAGGTGTGGGTGTAGCCAATATGAATTATGAAAAATACTGGGGCGAATTTGTGGAAAAAGACAACAGCTGGCGCTTTATGGTCAGCCCCGAATTTGGTATCAACGTACCTTTCGGAAAAGCTTCCCCGGTTATGTTCAATGCCAATGTGCGCTACAATTATGCGCCGTATAATATGAACGAAATCACCAGCTTCAACAGCGTCCAGGGAAACATTGGTTTGAAATTTCACCTGAACTAA
- the cas2 gene encoding CRISPR-associated endonuclease Cas2 has product MYIILVYDIEEKRVGKMLKLCRQYLNWIQNSVFEGELTEVKLKELLQKAKGIMDTDADSIIVFKSRQEKWLEKQVLGKEKNEIDNIL; this is encoded by the coding sequence ATGTATATAATATTGGTGTATGATATAGAAGAAAAGCGGGTAGGTAAAATGCTGAAATTATGCCGGCAATACCTGAATTGGATACAGAACAGCGTATTTGAAGGCGAGCTGACAGAAGTAAAATTAAAAGAGTTACTACAAAAAGCTAAAGGCATCATGGATACGGATGCAGATAGCATTATTGTATTCAAAAGCAGGCAGGAGAAGTGGTTGGAAAAGCAGGTATTAGGTAAAGAAAAAAACGAGATCGACAACATTTTGTAG